From Alphaproteobacteria bacterium, the proteins below share one genomic window:
- a CDS encoding superoxide dismutase family protein → MRVVRLALATAALLAPACLALPAAAQVAKATLKDAAGKEVGTVNLAQTGNGVLIRLSVKGLPPGERAFHIHAVGKCEPPFTSAGGHFNPGGKKHGLAAADGAHAGDMPNLHIPANGELTVDVLNTAISLVKGRPNSVFDADGSAIVIHAGPDDHKSDPAGNAGDRIVCGIITE, encoded by the coding sequence ATGAGAGTTGTTCGCTTGGCGCTCGCCACCGCAGCGCTACTCGCCCCGGCATGTCTCGCGCTCCCCGCTGCGGCGCAGGTCGCCAAGGCGACGCTCAAGGATGCCGCCGGAAAGGAAGTCGGCACCGTCAATCTCGCGCAGACCGGCAACGGCGTGCTGATCAGGCTGTCGGTGAAGGGCCTGCCGCCGGGCGAACGCGCCTTCCACATCCATGCCGTCGGCAAGTGCGAACCGCCCTTCACCTCGGCGGGCGGCCACTTCAATCCCGGCGGCAAGAAGCATGGTCTCGCGGCCGCCGACGGCGCCCACGCCGGCGACATGCCGAACCTTCACATTCCCGCCAATGGTGAACTGACCGTGGATGTCCTGAACACGGCGATCTCGCTGGTCAAAGGCCGGCCGAACTCCGTGTTCGACGCCGACGGCTCGGCGATCGTGATCCACGCCGGTCCCGACGACCACAAGAGCGATCCCGCCGGCAACGCCGGAGACCGGATCGTCTGCGGGATCATCACCGAATAG
- a CDS encoding methyltransferase: MARAPGDPAAFIRTYTALGTPAMVPELRLWLAAEYLPIWQATEDWLEKQNVDPPYWAFCWPGGQAMARYLLDHPGMVQGRHVIDFAAGCGVASLAAARCGAARVVANEIDPVAIAAMRLNAEANALGIETSDSDWLQGPSGLPEAEIVIAGDVCYEREMTARAMDWLRGHASKGRLVLLGDPGRNYFTADRLEELARYDIPTSLQLENRGLRETMVWRVLP; the protein is encoded by the coding sequence ATGGCGCGCGCGCCCGGGGATCCCGCCGCCTTCATCCGCACCTACACCGCGCTCGGCACGCCGGCGATGGTGCCGGAGCTGAGGCTGTGGCTGGCGGCGGAGTACCTGCCGATCTGGCAGGCCACCGAGGACTGGCTGGAGAAGCAGAACGTCGATCCGCCCTACTGGGCGTTCTGCTGGCCCGGCGGGCAGGCCATGGCACGCTATCTGCTTGACCATCCGGGGATGGTGCAGGGCAGGCACGTGATCGATTTCGCCGCCGGCTGCGGCGTGGCCAGCCTGGCCGCCGCACGCTGCGGCGCGGCGCGCGTCGTCGCCAACGAGATCGATCCAGTGGCGATCGCCGCCATGCGGCTGAACGCCGAAGCCAACGCGCTCGGCATCGAGACCAGCGACAGCGACTGGCTGCAGGGACCTTCAGGGTTGCCCGAGGCCGAGATCGTGATTGCCGGCGACGTCTGCTACGAGCGCGAGATGACGGCGCGGGCCATGGACTGGCTGCGCGGCCACGCGTCCAAGGGCCGGCTGGTGCTGTTGGGCGATCCTGGCCGAAACTATTTCACGGCCGACCGGCTCGAGGAGCTGGCACGCTATGATATCCCCACCTCGCTGCAGCTCGAGAACCGGGGTCTGCGCGAAACTATGGTGTGGCGCGTGCTTCCATGA
- the ubiA gene encoding 4-hydroxybenzoate octaprenyltransferase, with protein sequence MTAGGFTDIRPQHWTLRLLPAWARPYGRLARWDRPIGWRLLLAPCWWSISLFAPLQTREQILAWATWMALFLIGAIAMRGAGCTWNDLLDRDIDAQVERTRDRPLPAGEATPKQALAWLVLQAAIGAAVLASFNLNAIVVGLASLLVIAIYPLMKRVTSWPQVVLGLAFNWGALMGDVVANARVSPAALALYAGGIAWTLVYDTIYAMQDQRDDAIVGVRSTARRFQDAPQAWLTLFAAVTVTCFGIAGWLAGIDWPYWLGLAGVAAHLAWQVGTVKPHDPADCLHKFRSNRWLGWILLIGILAARF encoded by the coding sequence ATGACCGCCGGCGGCTTCACCGACATCAGGCCACAGCACTGGACCCTGCGCCTGCTGCCGGCCTGGGCACGGCCCTACGGCAGGCTGGCACGCTGGGACCGGCCGATCGGCTGGCGATTGCTGCTGGCACCCTGCTGGTGGTCGATCAGCCTGTTCGCGCCGCTGCAGACGCGCGAGCAGATCCTCGCCTGGGCGACCTGGATGGCGCTGTTCCTGATCGGCGCCATCGCCATGCGCGGCGCCGGCTGCACCTGGAACGACCTGCTCGACCGCGACATCGACGCCCAGGTCGAGCGCACGCGCGACAGGCCGCTGCCCGCCGGCGAGGCCACGCCGAAGCAGGCGCTCGCCTGGCTGGTGCTGCAGGCGGCCATCGGCGCCGCCGTGCTCGCCTCGTTCAACCTCAACGCCATCGTCGTCGGCCTTGCCTCGCTGCTGGTCATCGCCATCTATCCGCTGATGAAGCGCGTGACCTCGTGGCCGCAGGTCGTGCTGGGTCTCGCCTTCAACTGGGGCGCGCTGATGGGCGACGTGGTGGCCAATGCGCGCGTCTCGCCGGCGGCGCTGGCGCTCTATGCCGGCGGCATCGCCTGGACGCTGGTCTACGACACGATCTACGCCATGCAGGACCAGCGCGACGACGCCATCGTCGGCGTGCGCTCCACCGCGCGCCGCTTCCAGGATGCGCCGCAAGCCTGGCTGACCCTGTTCGCCGCCGTCACCGTGACCTGCTTCGGCATCGCCGGCTGGCTGGCCGGGATCGACTGGCCGTACTGGCTTGGCCTGGCCGGCGTGGCCGCGCACCTCGCCTGGCAGGTCGGCACGGTGAAGCCGCACGATCCCGCCGACTGCCTGCACAAGTTCCGGTCCAATCGCTGGCTGGGCTGGATCCTGCTGATCGGCATTCTCGCGGCACGCTTCTGA
- a CDS encoding 16S rRNA (uracil(1498)-N(3))-methyltransferase, which yields MTPRLYVEDDLAQGANVALDGPRAHYLRDVLRLAVGSDVVLFNGRDGEWLAEVTAMTRRSLDLGIVMQTGRQVAGPDLWLCFAPVKKARIDFIAEKATELGVSALVPVVTRRTHVGRVNVERLRANAVEAAEQTERLTIPEVRAPVTLERLLRGWPAGRRLLVADETGGGRPILDALRDAQPGPWAVLIGPEGGFTREELDRVAALPGVLPVGLGPRILRADTAALAALACLQAAIGDWRDSTPRRYPDYEASLERGNLMRGSGEQG from the coding sequence ATGACTCCGCGCCTGTATGTCGAAGACGACCTCGCCCAGGGCGCGAATGTCGCGCTCGACGGCCCGCGCGCGCACTACCTGCGCGACGTGCTGCGGCTGGCCGTCGGATCCGACGTGGTGCTGTTCAACGGCCGCGACGGCGAGTGGCTGGCTGAAGTCACGGCGATGACCCGGCGATCGCTCGATCTCGGCATCGTGATGCAGACGGGCCGCCAGGTCGCCGGGCCGGATCTGTGGCTGTGCTTCGCGCCGGTGAAGAAGGCGCGCATCGACTTCATCGCCGAGAAGGCGACCGAGCTCGGCGTCTCGGCGCTGGTGCCGGTGGTCACGCGGCGCACCCATGTCGGGCGTGTCAACGTCGAGCGGCTGCGCGCCAACGCCGTCGAGGCGGCCGAGCAGACCGAGCGGCTGACCATACCCGAGGTGCGCGCGCCGGTGACGCTGGAGCGGCTGCTGCGGGGCTGGCCGGCTGGGCGGCGGCTGCTGGTCGCCGACGAGACCGGCGGCGGCCGGCCGATCCTCGATGCCTTGCGCGACGCGCAGCCGGGACCCTGGGCGGTGCTGATCGGCCCCGAAGGCGGCTTCACGCGCGAGGAACTCGATCGCGTCGCGGCCCTGCCCGGCGTGCTGCCGGTCGGGCTGGGCCCGCGCATCCTGCGCGCCGACACCGCCGCGCTCGCCGCGCTCGCCTGCCTGCAGGCGGCGATCGGCGACTGGCGCGACTCCACCCCCAGGCGTTACCCGGACTATGAGGCGAGCCTCGAACGAGGAAACCTTATGCGAGGCAGCGGCGAGCAAGGTTGA
- a CDS encoding glutamate--cysteine ligase has translation MSAPPSGGGAPITDRRQLVEYFESGCKPAERWRAGTEHEKFGFVRATRAPLRYEGGVKAMLDGLADRFGWERALENGKVIALTRGAANITLEPGGQLELSGAPLATVHECAAETDNHLDEVRAVAGPLGAGFTGQGFTPTWRREDFDWMPKGRYKIMRSYMPRKGTMGLDMMLRTCTVQTNVDYGSEADMVKKFRVSLALQPLATALYANSPFVESHDTGFQSRRSHVWTDTDPDRCGMLPFVFEDGFGFERYTDYILGVPMYFVYRDGRYIDVSGKSFRDFMAGRLHNDVGDIARVTDWSDHVTTAFPEVRLKRYLEMRGCDSGPRDMIVALPALWMGLLYDASALDAAWDLVKGWTVVEQQSLRDQSPREGLKTVMSGHTLLTLAREVLKIAESGLKARARLDAQGRDETMYLDPLRRIADSGITLADEKRTRLSESLKGDYGALYEAYSY, from the coding sequence ATGTCGGCACCGCCCAGTGGCGGAGGCGCGCCCATCACGGACCGCCGCCAGCTCGTCGAGTATTTCGAGTCCGGCTGCAAGCCCGCCGAGCGCTGGCGCGCCGGCACCGAGCACGAGAAATTCGGTTTCGTGCGCGCCACCCGCGCACCGCTGCGTTACGAAGGCGGCGTCAAGGCGATGCTCGACGGCCTGGCCGACCGCTTCGGCTGGGAGCGCGCGCTGGAGAACGGCAAGGTCATCGCGCTCACCCGCGGCGCCGCCAACATCACGCTCGAGCCGGGCGGCCAGCTCGAGCTGAGCGGCGCGCCGCTCGCCACCGTGCACGAATGCGCCGCCGAGACCGACAACCATCTCGACGAGGTCCGGGCGGTCGCCGGGCCGCTCGGCGCCGGCTTCACCGGGCAGGGCTTCACGCCGACCTGGCGGCGCGAGGATTTCGACTGGATGCCCAAGGGCCGCTACAAGATCATGCGGTCCTACATGCCCAGGAAGGGCACGATGGGCCTCGACATGATGCTGCGCACCTGCACGGTGCAGACCAATGTCGATTACGGCTCGGAAGCCGACATGGTGAAGAAGTTCCGCGTGTCGCTGGCGCTGCAGCCGCTGGCCACCGCGCTGTACGCCAACTCGCCCTTCGTCGAATCGCACGACACCGGCTTCCAGAGCCGGCGCAGCCACGTCTGGACCGACACCGATCCCGACCGCTGCGGCATGCTGCCCTTCGTCTTCGAGGACGGTTTCGGCTTCGAGCGCTACACCGACTACATCCTCGGCGTGCCGATGTATTTCGTCTATCGCGACGGCAGGTACATCGACGTCAGCGGCAAGTCGTTCCGCGATTTCATGGCCGGCCGCCTGCACAACGACGTCGGCGACATCGCCCGCGTCACCGACTGGAGCGATCATGTCACCACCGCCTTCCCCGAGGTCAGGCTGAAGCGCTACCTCGAGATGCGGGGCTGTGACTCAGGCCCGCGCGACATGATCGTGGCGCTGCCGGCGCTGTGGATGGGTCTGCTCTACGACGCCTCGGCGCTCGACGCGGCGTGGGACCTGGTGAAGGGCTGGACCGTCGTCGAGCAGCAGTCTTTGCGCGACCAGTCCCCGCGCGAAGGCCTGAAGACGGTCATGAGCGGCCACACGCTGCTGACGCTCGCGCGCGAGGTGCTGAAGATCGCTGAGTCCGGCCTGAAGGCGCGGGCGAGGCTCGATGCGCAGGGTCGCGACGAGACGATGTACCTCGATCCGCTCAGGCGCATCGCCGACAGCGGCATCACACTGGCCGACGAGAAGCGCACCCGTCTGTCCGAGTCGCTGAAGGGCGACTACGGCGCGCTGTACGAGGCCTATTCCTATTAG